The genome window CAGTCGATCAGGCTCCAGAAGTCATCCAGGGCACTCTCGCTGGGGCGGGTGTTGGGCCCGAAGATCTGACTGAAACTGTTCGCCAAGGCATTACGCCCGAAGGCACGACCGATCATCCAGCCCAGGGGGCTGAGCAGCAGTTTCTGCACCAGGGCCGGGCGGTGGGTTTCGGGGAACAACCCGCCGTTGAGAAACACGCAGCTGGCCATGTGAAAGCGGCCTTCGTAGTGCCGGGCCAGCAGTTCCTGGGCAACGCTGTCGCCGTAGTCGTGGGCCAGCACATGCACCGGTTGGTCCACGCGCAGGTGCTCGAGCAACGCCTGTTGCAGATCCGCTTGTTCCAGCAGGCAATAACCGTGGTCCAGGGGCTTGGCCGAATCGCCGAAACCCAGCATGTCGCAGGCGATCACCAGGTTGCTCTGGGCCAGAGGCTGCCACAGGTAATGCCAGTCCCAACTGGCGGTAGGGAAACCATGGATCAGCAACAACGGCTCACCCTGCCCCGCTACCCAGTAGCGGATGGTGCGACCTTTGAAGTCGAACGTCTGGCTGCGTTTGCGCCAGACACTCAGCGGGATCTCGGCGAGAGGCATCAGGTTTTATACCCAGGATCAAGGCCATCCAATTTACGCAGCAACGCCGGCCACGCCAGCGCGCCCCCCATACCTTGAGCACTCTTTGTGACAGCTGCCACCATCGCCTTGGCACCCGCAAGTATCTGCGGCCCGATGGGGATCAATTCAGCCCCGCCGCTTTGCGCCAGCACCTGGATATCGCAGGCGCGCTGGAAGGTAAACATCATCAGAAAGGTGTCGGCGATGGTGCTGCCGCAGGTCAGCAGACCATGGTTGTGCAGCATCAGGAAACTGTTTTGACCAAGATCGGCCTGCAAACGGGCCTTCTCTTCGTGGTTCAGCGCCACCCCTTCGTAGGCGTGATAAGCCAGGCTCGACAGGACAAAGATCGACTGCTGGCTGATCGGCAAGACGCCCTGCTTCTGTGCCGCCACCGCGACACCGGCGGCAGTGTGGGTGTGCAGCACGCACGTCACGTCGTGGCGCACTTCATGGATGGCGCTGTGGATGGTGTAGCCCGCAGGGTTGATCTCGTAGGGGCTGTCCATCAGCTTGTTGCCGGCCTGGTCGACCTTGACCAGGCTCGATGCGGTGATCTCGTGGAACATCAGCCCGTAGGGGTTGATCAGGAAATCGTCGGTGCCCGGCACCTTGGCCGAGATATGGGTGAAGATCAGGTCATCCCAGCCGTGCATCGCCACCAGGCGATAGCAGGCTGCCAGGTCGACGCGGGTCTGCCATTCTGCGGCGCTGACCTGATCTTTGACATTCTGTGGCGATGGAACGGGGGCTAGGCTCACGGCAACGACCTCCTTGGCGCACTTTCTTGTTGTTTTTTTGAGTGATGGGCCAGTCTAGTCAGACGCCCTGGCCGCCGTAGTTGCCTTGGCAGCCAGCTTGATGACCGTACGGGTCAGCTTTGAGAATAGTTTAAATCCGTGCAAGCGACGTCAGAGAAGTGCCGCCAATAAAGGCGCGGCGAACAGGTTGAGCAGGCCGGTGAGGACCATCACCAGGCCTGCGACCGAGCCCTCTTCGCCACCCACTTCATGGGCCCGGCTCACGCCCGCACCGTGGGCCCCCACGCCAAACAGCGCACCGCGCGCCAGCGGCGTACGCAGGGGTAGCCATTTGAGCA of Pseudomonas azotoformans contains these proteins:
- a CDS encoding alpha/beta fold hydrolase; the protein is MPLAEIPLSVWRKRSQTFDFKGRTIRYWVAGQGEPLLLIHGFPTASWDWHYLWQPLAQSNLVIACDMLGFGDSAKPLDHGYCLLEQADLQQALLEHLRVDQPVHVLAHDYGDSVAQELLARHYEGRFHMASCVFLNGGLFPETHRPALVQKLLLSPLGWMIGRAFGRNALANSFSQIFGPNTRPSESALDDFWSLIDCNDGTRILHKLIAYIPQRRRLRERWVAAMQHTDVPLRVIDGEIDPISGAHMVARYHELVPHADTVLLANIGHYPQIEAPVQVLKHYLAFRQRIGLSTPRMAYS
- a CDS encoding class II aldolase/adducin family protein, which gives rise to MSLAPVPSPQNVKDQVSAAEWQTRVDLAACYRLVAMHGWDDLIFTHISAKVPGTDDFLINPYGLMFHEITASSLVKVDQAGNKLMDSPYEINPAGYTIHSAIHEVRHDVTCVLHTHTAAGVAVAAQKQGVLPISQQSIFVLSSLAYHAYEGVALNHEEKARLQADLGQNSFLMLHNHGLLTCGSTIADTFLMMFTFQRACDIQVLAQSGGAELIPIGPQILAGAKAMVAAVTKSAQGMGGALAWPALLRKLDGLDPGYKT